In a single window of the Serratia quinivorans genome:
- the intA_2 gene encoding Prophage CP4-57 integrase, with translation MALSDTYLKSNLGRGRLKVEEKADRDGLWVRLSIKGAVTFFYRYRFMGKQDKMTIGSYPAISLKQAREDVSKHTTVLAMGKNPKIQRELELALLNSSATFEKMFRDWFAMVESGKKCADQVMRSFELHVFPKVGKYPATEISLQRWIGLLDDLAMVYTGVTKRILNKTKNSYAWAHKRGMVENNPIATLTSSDFGIKTNVGERTLERKEIALIWRACDQSRMTNRNKALIKLCLFFGCRVSELRLAEKAHFDFEKMVWTVPPQNHKTGSGSGKPIIRPIIPDVVPLIKSAMDLAPGKYAFSYRTEPMPSGNHLSITGMLCKFMLKVYRETVPHFTVHDLRRTARTNWSELTEPHIAEMMLGHKLPGVWGVYDKHGYLDVMRKAYSQWWARLMGIVEPQVAEFKRPSVVS, from the coding sequence ATGGCGTTATCCGATACTTACTTGAAATCCAACTTGGGACGTGGACGGCTGAAGGTTGAAGAAAAGGCTGATCGCGATGGTCTATGGGTTAGATTGTCAATTAAAGGGGCTGTTACCTTCTTCTACCGTTACCGATTCATGGGTAAGCAGGACAAGATGACTATCGGATCGTACCCCGCTATATCGTTAAAGCAGGCTAGAGAAGATGTGTCAAAGCATACGACCGTACTGGCGATGGGAAAGAACCCGAAAATTCAACGTGAGTTGGAGCTAGCTCTCCTCAATTCATCGGCAACATTTGAGAAAATGTTCCGAGATTGGTTCGCTATGGTAGAAAGTGGCAAGAAGTGCGCCGATCAGGTTATGCGCTCATTTGAATTGCATGTATTTCCCAAAGTCGGCAAATACCCGGCCACAGAGATATCGCTTCAGCGATGGATCGGTTTATTGGATGATCTTGCTATGGTATATACCGGCGTGACTAAGCGAATCCTGAATAAAACGAAAAATAGCTACGCTTGGGCGCATAAGAGAGGGATGGTTGAGAACAACCCCATAGCTACACTCACGTCTTCCGACTTCGGCATTAAAACTAATGTTGGAGAGCGAACCTTGGAACGAAAAGAAATAGCCCTTATCTGGAGGGCTTGCGATCAGTCGAGAATGACTAATCGTAATAAAGCACTCATCAAACTTTGCCTTTTCTTTGGCTGCCGAGTTAGTGAGCTACGGTTGGCGGAAAAGGCTCATTTCGACTTTGAAAAAATGGTATGGACAGTCCCGCCTCAAAACCACAAGACAGGTTCTGGCTCTGGTAAGCCAATCATAAGGCCAATAATACCCGACGTAGTCCCACTGATAAAATCAGCGATGGATTTGGCTCCAGGCAAGTATGCATTCTCCTACCGTACTGAGCCAATGCCAAGCGGAAACCATCTAAGTATCACCGGGATGTTGTGTAAGTTTATGTTGAAAGTTTATAGAGAGACTGTGCCCCATTTCACTGTCCACGACTTACGCAGAACGGCAAGAACCAACTGGTCTGAACTTACCGAACCGCATATTGCGGAAATGATGCTGGGGCACAAATTGCCGGGTGTCTGGGGGGTATACGATAAACACGGATACCTAGACGTAATGAGGAAGGCATATAGCCAATGGTGGGCAAGATTGATGGGGATTGTTGAGCCACAAGTGGCAGAGTTCAAGCGACCTTCAGTTGTGTCTTAA
- a CDS encoding Phage anti-repressor protein: MNSQLVPVFNGTISDESALLCNARDLHRFLGVGKMFASWIKERIAEYEFVENQDYILLANFGKQTSGRGGHNRKDYHLTLDTAKELAMVERNEKGRQVRQYFIECEKRLHNHVAVTSHQKPELPKPAINAKNLLSRVREMQATWDSIRKDMSVIDPRLANHLNQSMAVLDLAAATLAKNKQKRLSK, translated from the coding sequence ATGAATAGCCAACTCGTACCCGTATTCAACGGGACCATCAGCGATGAATCCGCCCTACTTTGCAATGCCCGCGACCTGCATAGATTTTTAGGTGTAGGTAAGATGTTTGCTAGCTGGATTAAAGAGCGCATTGCAGAGTATGAATTCGTGGAAAATCAGGACTATATTTTGCTTGCCAATTTCGGCAAGCAAACGTCTGGTCGCGGTGGCCACAACCGCAAGGACTACCACCTAACCCTCGACACAGCCAAAGAGCTAGCTATGGTCGAGCGGAACGAGAAAGGCAGACAGGTCCGGCAGTATTTCATTGAGTGTGAGAAACGACTTCACAATCATGTGGCTGTAACCTCGCACCAAAAGCCGGAATTACCCAAACCAGCAATAAACGCGAAAAACCTGTTATCCAGAGTGCGGGAGATGCAAGCAACATGGGATTCCATACGCAAAGATATGTCCGTCATTGACCCGAGGTTGGCTAATCACCTAAACCAGTCAATGGCAGTATTAGATTTAGCCGCAGCAACACTAGCCAAGAATAAACAAAAGCGCCTGAGTAAATAA
- a CDS encoding Uncharacterized HTH-type transcriptional regulator CBU_1416, whose protein sequence is MVHSDKLREDFARRLAQASKNIGLDDHGRGAAIARALGVTSKATSKWFNAESMPRPDKMAELAKYLRVDLAWLQLGIGEEKNSNQLVAGREAGHKYEYPLFSASSAAEDEKANDDLTNNDSIKWISSTIQASPRGFWMVVKNDSMVVNNAKPSFPEGMLILVDPNEEVIPGDFCVAKFDGDTEVTFRKLISEAGEKLLKPLNPAYSIKPFNENCQIIGKVINAIWEL, encoded by the coding sequence ATGGTTCACTCTGATAAATTGCGTGAAGATTTCGCCCGTCGGCTTGCGCAGGCCAGCAAAAATATCGGGCTTGATGACCATGGGCGCGGTGCCGCTATAGCACGCGCCCTTGGAGTTACATCAAAAGCTACTAGCAAGTGGTTTAATGCCGAGTCCATGCCACGGCCAGACAAAATGGCGGAACTTGCAAAATATCTCCGCGTTGATCTGGCATGGTTACAGTTAGGTATAGGAGAGGAAAAAAATAGTAATCAGCTAGTTGCAGGTAGAGAGGCTGGGCATAAGTATGAATATCCGCTATTTTCTGCATCCAGCGCGGCTGAGGACGAAAAAGCAAACGATGATTTAACAAATAATGATTCGATTAAGTGGATCAGCTCAACAATACAAGCAAGCCCCCGTGGCTTCTGGATGGTTGTGAAAAATGACTCCATGGTTGTCAATAATGCTAAACCCAGTTTTCCGGAAGGAATGTTAATCCTGGTAGATCCTAATGAAGAGGTTATTCCCGGAGATTTTTGTGTGGCTAAGTTTGATGGGGATACTGAAGTGACGTTCAGAAAGCTAATCAGTGAAGCCGGGGAAAAGCTCTTAAAACCCTTGAATCCAGCCTATAGCATCAAGCCTTTCAACGAAAATTGCCAAATCATTGGCAAGGTGATCAATGCTATCTGGGAACTTTAA
- a CDS encoding Conserved phage C-terminus (Phg_2220_C): MSIDAMNWAKKIKTGKSSAKSVLTWLADMCGPDHCAFPSIGALADATELDKKTVQSSLQHLIAVGLIEDTGDRRGRTNQIPVYRLVGIEESVADVEHTQKREHYQKRDRLKKPVNNPKKGIVSNAPKNGNVTENGIVKDKAPENGAVTDGETIPVLEGNDPENGIRNLSGILKPKEIPTQTLPAELDSGGEGFRVFLADLLRNQFPATDAATLHDQAVELLSQHGLTCRREFPVDDRGDGRGGEVDILVTDESGRRCGIELDWKSPRRKSITKLNSIGGGLVVLRDVNHRGDYLDSGVLVIGGCKPEVLVDRAGEVLDFLNSKINGRTPKRADTLREITERLDEGNSVDELKLVAEHRVSLLLNNPTLAHMLAPNLLFAAQTFGAYLVAANAWQKKRANQVARVAAVEQQRQSPPVGDVPGIDFEGSFERLFVEGLPPESLAEKLAWENVQKNGFKSPGDEVASRKEWVVILSKKNAVAGRSEA, from the coding sequence ATGAGCATTGATGCGATGAACTGGGCCAAGAAGATAAAGACAGGCAAGTCATCGGCAAAATCCGTTCTGACGTGGCTGGCGGACATGTGCGGCCCCGATCATTGTGCATTTCCGTCTATTGGCGCATTGGCTGATGCGACGGAGTTGGACAAGAAGACGGTTCAGTCGAGTTTGCAACATCTCATTGCCGTTGGCCTGATTGAGGACACTGGTGATCGCCGTGGGCGAACGAATCAGATACCGGTGTATCGCCTTGTTGGTATTGAGGAAAGTGTTGCCGATGTTGAACACACCCAAAAACGGGAACATTACCAAAAACGGGATCGTTTGAAAAAGCCGGTAAACAATCCCAAAAAAGGGATCGTTTCGAACGCACCCAAAAACGGGAATGTTACCGAAAACGGGATCGTTAAAGATAAGGCACCCGAAAACGGTGCTGTTACCGATGGCGAAACGATCCCGGTTTTGGAAGGTAACGATCCCGAAAACGGGATCCGGAATCTTTCAGGAATCTTAAAACCAAAAGAAATACCTACCCAAACCCTTCCTGCTGAACTCGACAGCGGTGGGGAGGGGTTTAGGGTTTTTTTGGCTGACTTACTGCGAAACCAATTCCCAGCTACCGATGCTGCCACGCTGCATGACCAAGCCGTTGAGCTTCTGAGCCAGCATGGGCTGACTTGCCGACGAGAGTTCCCAGTGGACGATCGAGGCGATGGCCGGGGTGGGGAGGTTGATATTCTCGTCACCGATGAATCTGGTCGCCGCTGCGGAATTGAGCTGGATTGGAAAAGCCCTCGTCGAAAATCGATCACCAAACTAAATTCCATCGGTGGCGGCCTAGTTGTGCTCCGGGATGTAAATCATCGCGGTGATTATCTGGACTCTGGTGTTTTGGTCATTGGTGGCTGCAAGCCTGAGGTGTTGGTTGACCGCGCTGGGGAAGTGCTGGATTTTCTGAATTCGAAAATCAACGGCAGAACGCCGAAGCGTGCCGACACCCTGCGAGAAATCACCGAACGACTGGACGAGGGCAATAGCGTTGACGAGCTGAAGCTGGTGGCAGAACACCGTGTAAGCCTGCTGCTGAACAATCCTACGCTGGCTCACATGTTGGCCCCAAACCTGCTATTCGCTGCGCAGACTTTCGGCGCATACCTGGTTGCTGCCAACGCCTGGCAGAAAAAACGCGCCAATCAGGTCGCCAGGGTGGCTGCTGTGGAGCAGCAGCGCCAGAGCCCACCGGTTGGTGATGTGCCGGGAATTGATTTTGAGGGATCGTTCGAGCGGTTGTTCGTTGAGGGGCTACCACCGGAGAGCCTGGCTGAAAAATTGGCATGGGAGAACGTTCAGAAAAACGGTTTTAAATCACCTGGCGACGAGGTTGCATCTCGCAAGGAATGGGTAGTGATTTTGAGCAAGAAAAACGCGGTAGCCGGGAGGTCAGAAGCATGA
- a CDS encoding Bacteriophage Lambda NinG protein, translated as MNGIPKARPCKVCKARFKPVSVYEWWCPAHETAYKSSQLGKQRQQQSASRQRSLKKLKQATPATKRKTKTVIKTIRACKPSAADYGKPCISCGQPMADSGFSKMECGHYRSRGAAIHLRFHLHNMNGQCHHCNQVLSGNREGFMLGLTARRLEKRRANQFEVAA; from the coding sequence ATGAACGGCATTCCTAAGGCCCGTCCCTGCAAGGTCTGCAAAGCCAGGTTTAAGCCTGTATCGGTTTACGAGTGGTGGTGCCCGGCACACGAAACCGCTTACAAATCATCGCAGTTGGGCAAGCAGCGTCAGCAGCAGAGTGCATCACGTCAGCGCAGCCTGAAAAAACTGAAACAGGCAACGCCAGCGACGAAGCGGAAAACAAAAACGGTCATCAAAACTATTCGGGCCTGCAAACCCAGCGCTGCGGATTACGGGAAACCGTGCATCAGTTGCGGCCAGCCTATGGCAGACAGTGGATTCAGCAAGATGGAGTGCGGCCACTACCGCAGCCGAGGCGCAGCGATACATCTCAGGTTCCATTTGCACAACATGAATGGCCAGTGTCATCACTGCAATCAGGTACTGAGCGGCAACCGCGAAGGTTTCATGCTGGGACTGACTGCTCGCAGGCTTGAAAAACGCCGAGCTAATCAATTTGAGGTGGCGGCATGA
- a CDS encoding Phage antitermination protein Q: protein MRDIQEVLSRWGVWARDNSGVDFSHIAAGFKGLLPQQKGKPSCSDDDGLIIDGALLRLQRVRKPEELDLLLRHYVLGQSKSAIARDWKCNEREIRRQLQVAESFIDGVLCVLGVPLDMDAYVKIVRVSKAEAIKQKSRVVGRVQFSAAQRAI, encoded by the coding sequence ATGAGAGATATCCAAGAGGTTCTTTCCCGCTGGGGTGTGTGGGCTCGTGATAACAGCGGCGTAGATTTCTCTCACATCGCTGCAGGGTTCAAGGGGTTACTTCCCCAGCAGAAGGGCAAACCTTCGTGTAGCGACGATGACGGGCTAATTATCGACGGTGCGTTGCTGCGACTCCAGAGGGTACGCAAGCCGGAAGAGCTGGACCTGCTGTTGCGACATTACGTTCTCGGGCAATCAAAATCAGCCATAGCGCGTGATTGGAAGTGCAACGAACGGGAGATTCGCCGCCAGCTCCAGGTGGCCGAAAGCTTTATAGATGGTGTCCTGTGCGTGCTTGGCGTGCCATTGGATATGGACGCATACGTGAAAATTGTACGCGTATCAAAAGCAGAGGCGATAAAACAGAAATCCCGTGTCGTCGGTAGGGTTCAATTCAGCGCAGCGCAGAGAGCGATTTAG
- a CDS encoding Uncharacterized phage-encoded protein: MTTQLAFRDISFNVITRNNQIWLTSKEIANALGYATSRAVTKVFNQNQDEFTSGMTDVIEVPKSGTSANLKARSRIFSLRGAHLIAMFARTPVAKEFRRWVLDILEREVGKPVSSVPQPQFEYRYHGKVTVWDRLTNECVEFEGEAHTIKQVAEGIATDLGYKPVTVVRCEEKFAEGNDFFTTARKFAEVAQKRGYMLVKAIV, encoded by the coding sequence ATGACTACTCAACTCGCATTTCGTGACATCAGCTTCAACGTAATCACCCGCAACAATCAAATTTGGCTAACCAGCAAAGAGATCGCCAATGCTCTTGGGTATGCAACATCCAGAGCGGTAACAAAAGTATTCAATCAAAACCAAGATGAATTTACCTCTGGAATGACTGATGTTATCGAGGTGCCCAAATCAGGAACCTCGGCGAATTTAAAGGCTCGCAGCCGCATTTTTTCCCTTCGCGGCGCTCATCTGATCGCCATGTTCGCCCGCACGCCTGTAGCGAAAGAATTCCGCCGGTGGGTGCTGGATATCTTAGAGCGCGAAGTTGGTAAACCCGTTTCGTCAGTTCCACAACCTCAATTCGAATACCGCTACCACGGGAAAGTCACCGTCTGGGACAGATTAACCAACGAGTGCGTTGAGTTTGAAGGCGAAGCCCACACCATTAAGCAAGTGGCTGAAGGTATAGCAACAGACCTTGGTTACAAGCCTGTCACAGTCGTTCGGTGTGAAGAAAAATTTGCGGAGGGTAATGACTTCTTCACGACTGCCCGGAAATTTGCAGAGGTTGCTCAGAAGCGCGGCTACATGCTGGTTAAAGCGATAGTGTAA
- a CDS encoding Invasin yields MPTINNPNATIHSLLITGDNSPADGQTTNTVVAQVYDGDVAPLSGQMVTFDVDEGASIQNQVESNEQGFATATLTSTTAGVYTVTASINDSQKTVSSTFVPSDDGDGNNPNAVIESLYVSRDNAQADGAATNEVTAEVTDGDSGLLANQSVTFEADNGAVIQSPVLTDELGKARATLTSTEAMVVTVTATINASSSDVEVVFDESNSNDPTAYLAVLQTTDNNAVADGTTTNKVTAEVVGEGGKLLADQSVTFTVDSGAEIVSPGLTNTSGKATTTLTSLTPGKATVTASINDSSLETEVNFVEDGGNDPTAFISFFMVTEDDAVANGIDANEVTAEIVSGDNRLLAGQSVDFQVTNGAVVDSPVVTNPQGKAVTTLTSMRPGLSTVTALINNSKKSLNVVFTEPEGNDPTAEISSLRTLGDLAAADGQATNSVMVEVVDSNNVLLANQSVTFTATNDAVIVSPVLTDEHGKATTTLTSTVEGPVTVTAAINASTRSTDVTFSEGDITNPDAVIAGVYIGINNAVADGVAVNTVMAEVVDGDNRLLANQSVRFEADNGAVIQVTPVMTDERGKATASVSSLTTGACQVTASINDSTESTTINFVEWGGNDPEAVIGGLLVARDNAQADGIESNEVTVTVIDGDYHALAAQEVLFEADNGAVIQESARTDTAGKATTTLTNTTAGPSTVTASINDSTESVVVSFLDEHSTDVIDILVSDKAAIYNDGKDAATLTVSVLDVNNEMVAGTTVTWSTTLGTLESATSETDVNGQAQVMLTADGDIGNAVVTATLDNGDKATSTISVQDVAETYTIIDLDQDNILVDDGVDSANLAAIVLYRDGAPVSHNSIPVYWETTLGTLRAATTQTDQSAWVENYLTDQGDVGTAVVTARLDNNSQVTFIVEIIDKNTTLSLSALTTDKSAIMNNGVDSATVTATVMNQGEPVGGETVTWQTSSGALSEASTVTGADGKTSVTLTDVGDKGDCIVVATLGNDSHKELKINILEAPRITGVYDDVGETQQDIQNYGTTDDMAPTLRGTAEAGGEVTLYRDGTSLATLQADDTGQWRYTVPVRYDGVYHYTVTTADDEVHTASEEFVLTIANPHASTPIVGAMVQNGTFLDNGESKTYTSGGLKYYVWGEPGRRVTLGLRNPAGKVSNASFGSPTVPDSGVIAITRKFDFDGDGEYTAYAHYAGESESDATYKFTLTKS; encoded by the coding sequence ATGCCTACTATTAATAATCCTAACGCCACCATTCACTCATTGCTGATTACAGGTGATAATTCACCTGCTGACGGCCAGACGACGAATACTGTTGTTGCTCAGGTATATGACGGTGATGTTGCCCCGTTGTCCGGTCAGATGGTGACGTTCGATGTTGATGAAGGTGCCAGCATTCAAAACCAGGTCGAAAGTAACGAGCAAGGGTTTGCCACGGCGACATTGACAAGTACCACTGCCGGCGTTTACACGGTAACGGCCAGCATCAATGACAGTCAGAAGACAGTGAGTTCGACCTTTGTCCCCAGCGATGATGGTGATGGCAACAACCCGAATGCGGTGATTGAGTCGCTGTATGTCTCACGGGACAATGCACAAGCCGATGGCGCGGCAACCAACGAGGTGACGGCTGAAGTCACCGACGGGGACAGCGGGCTGCTGGCAAACCAAAGCGTGACGTTTGAGGCGGATAATGGTGCCGTTATCCAGAGTCCGGTCCTGACCGATGAGCTGGGTAAAGCCAGAGCGACACTGACCAGCACCGAAGCGATGGTTGTCACGGTGACGGCGACCATAAACGCCAGCAGCAGTGACGTGGAAGTGGTGTTCGATGAGAGCAACAGCAATGACCCGACGGCCTATCTCGCGGTTTTGCAGACCACTGATAACAATGCGGTCGCCGATGGCACGACAACGAACAAGGTCACTGCAGAGGTGGTGGGTGAAGGCGGAAAACTGCTGGCGGACCAGAGCGTGACATTCACGGTGGATAGTGGCGCCGAGATTGTCAGTCCGGGACTCACCAATACATCGGGCAAGGCCACGACCACCCTGACCAGTCTAACCCCTGGCAAGGCGACCGTCACCGCCAGCATCAATGACTCCAGCCTGGAAACCGAGGTGAATTTTGTTGAAGACGGCGGTAATGACCCGACCGCTTTTATCAGTTTCTTTATGGTTACTGAAGACGATGCTGTAGCGAATGGGATTGACGCCAATGAAGTGACCGCCGAGATTGTGAGTGGTGATAATCGTTTATTGGCGGGGCAGAGTGTGGATTTTCAGGTCACGAACGGGGCTGTCGTTGACTCTCCTGTGGTGACAAATCCGCAGGGCAAGGCGGTGACGACGCTGACCAGCATGAGGCCGGGTCTCTCCACGGTGACTGCGTTGATAAACAACAGTAAAAAGTCGTTGAACGTGGTATTTACCGAGCCTGAAGGCAATGACCCGACGGCGGAAATTTCCTCCTTGCGCACGCTGGGTGACCTGGCGGCCGCTGACGGGCAGGCGACCAACAGCGTCATGGTTGAGGTGGTCGACAGCAATAATGTCCTGTTAGCGAATCAGAGTGTGACGTTCACGGCGACAAACGATGCAGTGATTGTCAGTCCGGTGCTGACGGATGAACATGGCAAGGCGACGACGACGCTGACCAGCACTGTTGAGGGGCCCGTGACCGTAACCGCAGCCATCAATGCGAGCACCCGAAGTACCGATGTTACCTTTAGCGAGGGGGATATCACCAACCCGGATGCGGTGATTGCCGGGGTTTATATCGGCATCAATAATGCGGTGGCGGACGGCGTGGCCGTCAACACGGTGATGGCTGAGGTCGTGGACGGCGATAACCGGTTGCTGGCGAACCAGAGTGTACGCTTTGAGGCGGATAACGGTGCGGTCATTCAGGTTACCCCGGTAATGACAGATGAACGCGGCAAGGCGACAGCCTCCGTGAGTAGCCTGACGACGGGAGCATGTCAGGTGACGGCGAGCATCAATGACAGCACCGAGAGCACGACGATTAACTTTGTCGAGTGGGGCGGCAACGACCCGGAAGCCGTCATCGGCGGATTGCTTGTTGCCAGGGATAATGCCCAGGCGGATGGCATTGAGAGTAATGAGGTCACGGTGACGGTGATTGACGGTGATTATCATGCGCTGGCCGCTCAGGAGGTCCTCTTTGAGGCGGATAATGGGGCGGTCATTCAAGAGTCGGCAAGGACGGACACGGCAGGGAAGGCAACGACAACGTTGACGAATACCACCGCCGGCCCCAGTACGGTGACGGCGAGCATTAACGACAGTACCGAAAGTGTGGTAGTTAGCTTCCTGGATGAACATTCGACAGATGTCATCGATATTCTCGTCAGTGACAAAGCCGCTATTTACAATGATGGCAAGGATGCGGCCACCCTGACAGTCAGTGTTCTTGATGTGAACAATGAGATGGTGGCGGGGACAACGGTCACCTGGAGCACGACACTGGGGACCCTGGAGAGCGCCACTTCTGAAACGGACGTGAACGGGCAGGCACAGGTCATGCTGACTGCTGACGGAGATATTGGCAACGCGGTTGTCACTGCGACACTGGATAACGGAGACAAGGCCACGTCGACGATAAGCGTACAGGATGTTGCAGAGACCTATACGATTATTGATTTAGATCAAGATAATATTCTTGTGGATGACGGGGTTGATTCTGCCAACCTGGCGGCGATTGTTTTGTACCGGGATGGCGCGCCAGTTTCTCATAATAGCATCCCGGTTTACTGGGAAACCACTCTGGGTACGTTGCGTGCCGCGACGACACAAACGGATCAATCGGCATGGGTAGAAAACTACCTTACTGACCAGGGTGATGTTGGAACCGCAGTTGTTACCGCGCGCCTGGATAACAATAGTCAGGTAACGTTTATTGTTGAAATCATTGATAAGAATACCACGCTGAGCCTTTCCGCGCTGACGACGGACAAAAGCGCCATCATGAACAATGGTGTGGACAGTGCGACGGTGACCGCGACGGTCATGAATCAGGGGGAACCCGTTGGTGGCGAAACGGTGACCTGGCAAACGTCCTCGGGAGCCTTGAGCGAGGCATCGACAGTGACAGGTGCAGACGGAAAAACCAGCGTGACATTGACGGATGTTGGTGACAAGGGGGACTGTATTGTTGTGGCCACGCTCGGTAATGATTCTCATAAAGAGCTCAAGATAAACATTCTGGAAGCGCCACGCATTACCGGTGTTTATGATGACGTGGGTGAGACGCAGCAGGATATCCAGAACTACGGAACCACGGACGATATGGCGCCAACCCTGAGGGGGACCGCGGAGGCGGGCGGTGAGGTCACGCTTTATCGGGATGGCACTTCCCTCGCGACCCTGCAGGCAGATGACACCGGACAGTGGCGTTACACCGTGCCTGTCCGCTATGACGGCGTTTATCATTACACGGTGACGACGGCGGATGATGAAGTGCACACTGCCTCGGAAGAGTTTGTTCTGACCATTGCCAATCCCCATGCCAGCACACCGATAGTGGGGGCGATGGTGCAAAATGGGACATTTCTCGATAACGGCGAGAGCAAGACCTACACCAGTGGGGGGCTTAAATATTATGTCTGGGGCGAGCCGGGAAGAAGAGTCACGTTGGGATTGCGTAATCCTGCAGGGAAGGTTAGTAATGCAAGCTTTGGTAGCCCCACCGTGCCGGACAGCGGCGTCATTGCGATAACGCGGAAATTTGATTTTGATGGTGATGGCGAATATACCGCATATGCACATTACGCTGGTGAAAGTGAGTCCGACGCCACCTATAAATTCACCCTGACGAAGTCCTGA
- a CDS encoding Phage DNA packaging protein Nu1 has protein sequence MATQAEVAVHLDLTDRQLRNLQKQPGAPVPKRKGDYDLDAWRVYYINYLRAVKSVQEETVDGKEANRDIQLQKAKIRLTEAQAYAQELKNLKDDQMVVDTAFCSFALSRLANDIAAILDGVPLAMQRRFTDMSEVQLDFLKIQIAKAMNTAVKTSEKIPEMLDEYLSSAD, from the coding sequence ATGGCTACGCAGGCTGAGGTGGCTGTTCATCTGGATCTGACGGATCGGCAGCTCAGAAACCTGCAAAAACAACCAGGCGCTCCGGTTCCAAAACGTAAGGGTGATTATGATCTTGATGCTTGGCGAGTGTATTACATCAACTACCTCAGAGCCGTTAAAAGTGTTCAGGAAGAAACTGTAGATGGTAAAGAGGCTAACCGGGATATCCAGTTACAAAAGGCAAAAATCAGACTGACTGAAGCGCAGGCTTATGCGCAGGAACTTAAGAATCTCAAAGATGATCAGATGGTCGTGGACACTGCCTTTTGCTCCTTCGCGCTTTCCAGACTGGCTAACGATATTGCGGCAATTCTGGACGGAGTGCCGTTGGCAATGCAGCGTCGTTTTACTGATATGAGTGAGGTACAGCTGGACTTTCTTAAAATCCAGATCGCGAAAGCTATGAACACCGCAGTTAAAACCAGCGAAAAAATACCGGAAATGCTTGATGAATATCTCAGCAGCGCAGATTAA